The Thermoplasmata archaeon genome contains a region encoding:
- a CDS encoding winged helix-turn-helix transcriptional regulator codes for MMKELPLCPVEVSLMMIGDKWKVLILRELMDGTKRFGEILDAINGISQKVLTQKLREMESDGLLNRVAYAEVPPRVEYSLTDLGKSLSPVLDSLKAWGEGYRKVESSS; via the coding sequence ATGATGAAAGAACTTCCCCTGTGTCCGGTCGAGGTGTCGCTGATGATGATCGGTGACAAATGGAAGGTACTGATCCTGAGGGAACTCATGGATGGCACCAAAAGATTCGGAGAGATCCTGGATGCCATCAACGGGATATCGCAGAAGGTTCTGACACAGAAGCTCCGTGAAATGGAATCGGACGGACTGCTGAACCGTGTAGCATATGCCGAGGTCCCTCCCAGAGTGGAGTACTCGCTAACCGACTTGGGCAAATCGCTGAGTCCGGTGCTTGACTCCTTAAAGGCCTGGGGCGAAGGATATAGGAAAGTGGAATCGTCATCATGA
- a CDS encoding Fe-S oxidoreductase has product MIDENIGKLGFGLMRLPKKGDEIDIEQTKEMVDLFMDAGFNYFDTAWAYPGSEEAIRQALVERYPRDSYYIATKNAAWRGAKTKEEAVELFDVSLKRLGVDYVDFYLLHNLGNARTEVFERFGLWEYFKDLKDQGKIKHFGFSFHDKADLLEKLLKEHPYVEFVQLQINYNDWESNDIQSRKCYEVARKYNVPVIVMEPVKGGLLANPPEKVQKVFKDAEPDSSCASWAIRFCADKEGILTVLSGMSSVEQMKDNLSYMKGFTNLTQEQRDTVKKATDILATYPIIPCTTCDYCAEVCPKNIGISGTFMASNQVIQYGLSDFSKGQLDWLVVWQGRKMANECIKCGKCEDVCPQHIKIRDELERCTALFEGKTVRSPLGGDLLFHRIDKL; this is encoded by the coding sequence ATGATCGACGAGAATATTGGCAAACTTGGATTCGGACTCATGCGCCTTCCCAAGAAAGGAGATGAAATCGACATCGAGCAGACTAAGGAGATGGTCGATCTCTTCATGGATGCGGGATTCAACTACTTTGACACAGCCTGGGCATATCCGGGCAGCGAAGAAGCGATCAGACAGGCCCTCGTAGAAAGGTATCCCCGCGACAGCTACTACATCGCAACCAAGAATGCTGCATGGAGAGGCGCTAAGACAAAGGAAGAGGCTGTCGAACTGTTCGATGTATCTCTGAAACGCCTCGGCGTCGATTACGTAGACTTCTATCTGCTCCACAACCTGGGAAACGCCAGGACCGAGGTGTTCGAGAGATTCGGCCTATGGGAGTACTTCAAGGACCTCAAGGACCAAGGTAAGATCAAGCATTTCGGATTCTCATTCCACGATAAGGCAGACCTTCTCGAAAAGCTTCTGAAGGAACACCCGTATGTGGAATTCGTTCAGCTTCAGATAAACTACAACGACTGGGAAAGCAACGATATCCAATCCAGGAAATGCTATGAGGTTGCTAGGAAGTACAACGTACCGGTCATCGTGATGGAACCGGTGAAAGGAGGTCTGCTGGCCAATCCCCCTGAAAAGGTACAGAAGGTCTTCAAGGATGCCGAACCCGACAGCAGCTGCGCCTCCTGGGCCATCAGATTCTGTGCAGATAAAGAAGGGATACTCACAGTCCTCTCAGGGATGTCCAGCGTCGAACAGATGAAGGACAACCTGTCCTACATGAAAGGTTTCACAAATCTCACACAGGAACAGAGGGACACAGTGAAAAAGGCAACAGACATCCTGGCGACCTACCCAATCATCCCCTGCACCACATGCGACTACTGCGCAGAGGTTTGCCCGAAGAACATCGGGATCTCAGGAACGTTCATGGCATCCAATCAGGTCATACAATACGGCCTCTCTGATTTCTCAAAGGGTCAGCTGGACTGGCTGGTAGTCTGGCAAGGTAGGAAGATGGCCAACGAGTGCATAAAATGCGGTAAATGTGAGGATGTATGCCCTCAGCACATAAAGATACGCGACGAATTGGAGAGATGCACTGCCCTATTCGAGGGAAAGACCGTCCGATCACCATTAGGCGGTGACCTTCTCTTTCACCGCATTGACAAGCTCTGA
- a CDS encoding flavodoxin family protein, translating to MRAFVINGSPRKKWNTAQAIDRAGEALKDNGFEVERIDLYDYTFKGCTSCFACKLKDAKTNGVCAMKDDLRPVLEKLRGADAIVLGSPVYFSQPLGQYF from the coding sequence ATGAGAGCATTTGTTATCAACGGAAGTCCCCGCAAGAAATGGAACACTGCGCAGGCCATCGACAGGGCCGGAGAGGCTCTGAAGGACAATGGATTCGAGGTAGAGAGGATAGACCTCTATGATTACACATTCAAAGGCTGCACAAGCTGCTTCGCATGCAAGCTGAAGGATGCAAAGACCAATGGCGTGTGTGCGATGAAGGATGACCTGCGCCCCGTCCTTGAGAAGCTCAGAGGAGCCGATGCTATCGTACTCGGGTCCCCAGTCTATTTCAGCCAGCCGCTTGGTCAGTATTTCTGA
- the dnaK gene encoding molecular chaperone DnaK, whose protein sequence is MSRIIGIDLGTSNSAASIMEGGRPTMIPSAEGTSVGGKSFPSYVAFTKDGQLLVGEPARRQAVTNPDGTIKNVKRKMGGNEKVTALGKEYTPQQISAFILQKIKKDAESYLGETVDKAVITVPAYFNDNQRQATKDAGAIAGLDVVRIINEPTAAALAYGLDKSDVEQKIMVFDLGGGTLDVTIMDFSDGVFEVLSTSGDTQLGGSDMDEALTNYVIGEFKKQTGIDLAADNMAFWRVREACEKAKIELSTTMQTEVNLPFIASDASGPKHLVQTITRAKLEELVEPIVSRCRQSITQAISDAHLSNDKIDKIIMVGGPTRMPIVQNFVESIVGPKIQRGIDPMECVSMGAAIQGAVLSGEVKDVLLLDVTPLSLGIETLGGIATKLIDRNTTIPTKKSQVFSTAADNQPSVEINVVQGERQMAADNTSLGKFILDGIPPAPRGIPQIEVTFDIDANGIINVTAKDKGTGKEQKITIASSNKLSKDEIDDLVRQAEQFADADKKKAELVEVHNQAETAVYTVRKSLDELGEKVTQQERAGIEAAISDLETANKSDNVDDIKAKMDALMKAMGPISQRVYQEASQQQQAQQGPAAGGEAPKQNSGNAGNGDYVDADYKIVDDE, encoded by the coding sequence ATGTCAAGAATCATCGGAATTGATCTAGGAACAAGCAATTCGGCCGCCTCCATCATGGAGGGAGGAAGGCCGACAATGATCCCCAGCGCAGAGGGAACCAGCGTCGGAGGAAAGTCATTCCCTTCGTACGTAGCATTCACAAAGGACGGACAGCTCCTCGTCGGAGAGCCCGCAAGGAGGCAGGCCGTCACGAATCCTGACGGAACCATCAAGAACGTCAAGAGGAAGATGGGAGGAAACGAGAAGGTCACAGCGCTGGGCAAGGAATACACTCCCCAGCAGATCTCAGCATTCATCCTCCAGAAGATCAAGAAGGACGCAGAATCCTATCTCGGAGAGACCGTCGACAAGGCGGTCATCACAGTACCCGCTTACTTCAACGACAACCAGAGGCAGGCAACCAAGGATGCCGGAGCGATCGCAGGACTGGATGTAGTACGTATCATCAACGAGCCTACCGCAGCGGCACTCGCATACGGTCTTGACAAGTCCGATGTCGAGCAGAAGATCATGGTCTTCGACCTCGGAGGAGGAACCCTGGATGTCACAATCATGGACTTCAGCGACGGAGTCTTCGAAGTCCTGTCCACATCCGGAGACACCCAGCTGGGAGGATCCGATATGGATGAGGCTCTGACCAACTACGTCATCGGAGAGTTCAAGAAGCAGACCGGAATCGATCTCGCAGCGGACAACATGGCCTTCTGGAGGGTCAGAGAGGCATGTGAGAAGGCGAAGATCGAACTGTCCACCACCATGCAGACAGAGGTCAACCTGCCCTTCATCGCATCCGACGCATCCGGCCCCAAGCACCTGGTGCAGACCATCACCCGTGCCAAGCTCGAGGAGCTCGTGGAGCCCATCGTCAGCAGGTGCAGGCAGTCCATCACTCAGGCTATCAGCGATGCGCACCTGTCCAACGACAAGATCGACAAGATCATCATGGTCGGAGGACCTACCAGGATGCCCATCGTGCAGAACTTCGTCGAGAGCATCGTCGGACCCAAGATCCAGCGCGGAATCGACCCGATGGAATGCGTATCCATGGGAGCTGCAATCCAGGGAGCTGTCCTGTCCGGAGAGGTCAAGGATGTCCTCCTGCTCGATGTCACTCCTCTGTCCCTCGGTATCGAGACCCTCGGAGGAATCGCAACCAAGCTGATCGACAGGAACACCACCATACCGACGAAGAAGTCGCAGGTGTTCTCCACCGCAGCAGACAACCAGCCCTCCGTGGAGATCAACGTCGTCCAGGGAGAGAGGCAGATGGCAGCGGACAACACGTCCCTCGGTAAGTTCATCCTCGACGGAATCCCACCCGCGCCCCGCGGAATCCCTCAGATCGAGGTCACCTTCGATATCGATGCTAACGGTATCATCAACGTCACCGCGAAGGACAAGGGAACCGGAAAGGAGCAGAAGATCACAATCGCATCCTCCAACAAGCTCAGCAAGGATGAGATCGACGATCTCGTCAGGCAGGCCGAGCAGTTCGCCGACGCGGATAAGAAGAAGGCAGAGCTGGTCGAGGTCCACAACCAGGCCGAGACAGCCGTCTACACCGTTCGCAAGTCGCTCGACGAGCTCGGAGAGAAGGTCACCCAGCAGGAGAGGGCAGGCATCGAGGCAGCCATCTCCGACCTGGAGACCGCCAACAAGTCCGACAACGTCGATGACATCAAGGCGAAGATGGATGCTCTCATGAAGGCTATGGGCCCCATCAGTCAGAGGGTCTATCAGGAAGCTTCCCAACAGCAGCAGGCCCAGCAGGGACCAGCAGCAGGCGGAGAGGCCCCCAAGCAGAACTCTGGCAACGCAGGCAACGGCGACTATGTGGACGCCGACTACAAGATCGTGGACGACGAGTGA
- a CDS encoding thermosome subunit, translated as MGMGNAPVIILREGTKREKGKDAQMNNISAAVAISGAVKSSLGPRGMDKMLVDSMGDVIITNDGVTILKEMDVQHPAAKMLVEVAKTQDAEVGDGTTTSVVLAGELLKKATDLIDANVHPTIIAKGYRMANEKAQEILEKIAMKVSIDDTKTLKLIAETAMISKQVNQSKELFADIVVDAVKTIADKKGKGYDIDLKNITTVKKAGANMEETEIIKGLVIDKEPVQLNMEKVVKKAKIALIDSAFEVKKTEIDAKIQINDPAQLSAFVKEEENMLKRMVDKVVASGANVVFCQKGIDDPAQHMFTKAGIYACRRVKKSDMERLAKSTGANIINNISDLEKTDLGYADCVELKKVGEEQMTFISGLKDPKTVTILVRGGTNHVADEVERSLVDAWSVVKVAIEDGKMVTGGGSTAMEIAMQLRDYAQSVGGREQIAIEAFASAMEVIPSTLAENAGQDPINILIEMRKQHKGKKLYAGFNPYTGKVEDMKKLNVIEPYRIGTQAINSATDAAVMILRIDDVIAAATHSGPGPQDMPDMNDMM; from the coding sequence ATGGGAATGGGTAACGCCCCCGTAATCATCCTGAGAGAAGGAACAAAGAGAGAGAAAGGAAAGGATGCCCAGATGAACAACATCTCGGCAGCCGTCGCTATTTCCGGAGCAGTCAAGAGCAGCCTGGGACCCAGGGGAATGGACAAGATGCTTGTCGATTCCATGGGAGATGTCATCATCACCAACGATGGAGTCACCATCCTCAAGGAGATGGATGTGCAGCACCCCGCAGCAAAGATGCTCGTCGAGGTCGCCAAGACACAGGATGCAGAGGTTGGAGACGGAACAACAACATCCGTCGTCCTTGCCGGAGAGCTCCTCAAGAAAGCAACAGACCTGATCGACGCCAACGTCCACCCCACAATCATCGCAAAGGGATACAGGATGGCAAACGAGAAGGCACAGGAGATCCTCGAGAAGATCGCAATGAAAGTCTCCATCGATGACACCAAGACACTGAAGCTCATCGCTGAGACCGCAATGATCTCCAAGCAGGTCAACCAGTCCAAGGAACTCTTCGCAGATATCGTCGTCGACGCCGTCAAGACCATCGCCGACAAGAAGGGCAAGGGCTACGACATCGACCTCAAGAATATCACAACAGTCAAGAAGGCAGGCGCCAACATGGAAGAGACCGAGATCATCAAAGGTCTCGTCATTGACAAGGAGCCCGTCCAGCTGAACATGGAGAAGGTCGTCAAGAAGGCAAAGATCGCACTGATCGACTCCGCATTCGAGGTCAAGAAGACCGAGATCGACGCGAAGATCCAGATCAACGACCCCGCACAGCTCTCCGCATTCGTCAAGGAGGAGGAGAACATGCTGAAGAGGATGGTCGACAAAGTCGTCGCATCCGGTGCAAACGTCGTCTTCTGCCAGAAGGGAATCGACGACCCCGCACAGCACATGTTCACAAAGGCAGGCATCTATGCATGCAGGCGTGTCAAGAAGTCTGACATGGAGAGGCTCGCAAAGTCCACTGGTGCTAACATCATCAACAACATCAGCGACCTCGAGAAGACCGATCTCGGTTACGCAGACTGCGTCGAGCTGAAGAAGGTCGGAGAGGAGCAGATGACATTCATCTCCGGACTCAAGGACCCCAAGACAGTCACCATCCTCGTAAGGGGAGGAACCAACCACGTCGCAGACGAGGTCGAGAGATCCCTCGTGGACGCATGGTCCGTCGTCAAGGTCGCAATCGAGGATGGAAAGATGGTCACCGGAGGAGGATCCACCGCTATGGAGATCGCAATGCAGCTCCGTGACTACGCACAGTCCGTCGGCGGCAGAGAGCAGATCGCAATCGAGGCATTCGCTTCCGCAATGGAGGTCATCCCCTCCACACTGGCAGAGAATGCAGGTCAGGACCCCATCAACATCCTGATCGAGATGAGGAAGCAGCACAAGGGAAAGAAGCTCTACGCTGGATTCAACCCCTACACCGGAAAGGTGGAGGACATGAAGAAGCTGAATGTCATCGAGCCCTACAGGATCGGTACACAGGCTATCAACTCCGCTACCGACGCTGCAGTCATGATCCTGAGGATCGACGATGTCATCGCAGCCGCGACACACAGCGGTCCCGGACCCCAGGACATGCCCGACATGAACGACATGATGTAA
- a CDS encoding protein-ADP-ribose hydrolase has product MSSEQFLKPLLEGLMKDSRIAFTGASGGIEGERMLLRSYMNVRRPSPIPSDLLELQDRYLKERNAERGVNPVERIATVNKSLGSNKRSADRIALWQGDITTLDCDAIVNAANSQMLGCFQPCHSCIDNCIHTYAGMQLRMECHRKMSEMRTAFGDDYEQPTSIPMLTDAYNLPCKNVIHVVGPIVYHDLTKEHEQSLAQCYTNVLEMCRANGIKSVAFCCISTGVFRFPNMRAAEIAVDTVSEWLENDDSMKEVIFNVFLDKDREIYEKLLS; this is encoded by the coding sequence ATGAGTTCCGAACAATTTCTGAAACCTCTTCTGGAAGGTCTGATGAAAGATTCCAGGATTGCCTTTACCGGGGCTTCCGGTGGCATCGAAGGGGAGAGGATGCTCCTGCGTTCATACATGAATGTCAGGAGGCCCTCCCCGATCCCATCCGATCTTCTGGAGCTGCAAGACCGCTATCTCAAAGAAAGAAATGCCGAGAGGGGCGTGAATCCTGTGGAAAGAATTGCGACAGTGAACAAGTCCCTGGGAAGCAATAAGCGCTCTGCGGACCGGATCGCCCTATGGCAAGGGGACATAACAACTCTGGATTGTGATGCGATAGTGAATGCGGCCAATTCCCAGATGCTCGGATGCTTCCAGCCCTGCCATTCATGCATCGACAACTGCATCCATACCTATGCAGGGATGCAGCTGAGGATGGAATGCCATCGCAAGATGTCGGAAATGAGGACAGCCTTCGGCGATGATTACGAGCAACCCACATCGATCCCCATGTTGACCGATGCATACAACCTGCCCTGCAAGAATGTGATCCATGTGGTCGGGCCTATAGTCTATCACGACCTTACGAAGGAACATGAGCAATCACTGGCGCAGTGCTATACCAACGTACTCGAGATGTGCAGAGCGAATGGAATAAAGAGCGTAGCATTCTGCTGCATCTCCACAGGGGTATTCCGCTTCCCCAACATGAGAGCAGCGGAGATAGCGGTCGATACGGTATCAGAATGGTTAGAGAATGATGATTCTATGAAGGAGGTGATCTTCAATGTCTTCCTTGATAAGGATAGGGAAATCTATGAAAAGCTCCTATCCTGA
- a CDS encoding tyrosine-protein phosphatase, giving the protein MGKGTVIAAVATGAVVLCLIFSFATAEDTPTLQATIIVEEYSSYLDVSSEDLMSIGAHPGCDIRVDYGDSKHFVAMFADSHGSSASFAPYIHYSELSQRIVIGIVSGSLIEETGLVNGDMLTLKVIGDNPYYKQVPNYLAGYTDKRTDYDDDQVFGNYRELRGGNLKDDMFYRSSNPWNYKSERAQYSDDYYRSIGVENLICMDLSMDEVEERCQELPDAYATSLFKEGKVYAQILSHNVHSHPDQARYVLESLLDSEGSVGIFCTQGKDRTGAYCAMIESLAGSTFEEIREDFMESLCNYYHIEKYSDEYEIVANMYVDRVLYLYKYPEYIGHYLDVDWTHMDFSEYNPEEVMTDYLIGFAGMPSELVNAVKEKVTA; this is encoded by the coding sequence ATGGGAAAAGGCACTGTCATAGCGGCCGTCGCGACTGGCGCTGTCGTGCTATGTCTTATCTTCAGCTTCGCCACCGCAGAAGACACTCCGACTCTTCAGGCAACGATAATCGTTGAGGAGTACAGTTCTTATCTGGATGTCAGCAGCGAGGATCTGATGTCCATCGGAGCCCATCCTGGATGCGATATCAGAGTCGATTACGGCGATTCTAAACATTTCGTTGCGATGTTTGCCGATTCTCACGGCAGTTCCGCATCCTTCGCTCCATATATCCACTACAGCGAGTTGTCTCAAAGAATTGTTATCGGTATCGTCTCTGGCAGTCTCATCGAAGAGACCGGATTAGTCAACGGGGACATGTTAACTCTAAAGGTCATCGGAGACAACCCGTATTACAAGCAGGTCCCCAACTACCTTGCGGGTTACACCGACAAGCGCACCGATTATGATGACGACCAAGTGTTCGGGAACTATCGTGAGCTCAGAGGGGGAAACCTGAAGGACGATATGTTCTACCGCTCATCCAATCCTTGGAACTATAAGAGCGAACGCGCCCAATACAGTGATGATTATTACAGGTCCATCGGTGTTGAGAACCTTATCTGTATGGATCTGAGCATGGATGAAGTGGAGGAACGTTGCCAGGAATTGCCTGATGCCTATGCGACCTCTCTGTTTAAAGAAGGCAAGGTCTATGCACAGATTCTTTCGCATAACGTGCATTCTCACCCGGATCAGGCACGTTATGTATTGGAATCTCTACTTGATTCGGAAGGTAGTGTCGGAATATTCTGTACCCAAGGAAAGGACCGCACCGGAGCATACTGCGCTATGATCGAATCCCTGGCCGGTTCTACATTTGAAGAGATCAGGGAGGATTTTATGGAATCCTTGTGCAACTACTATCATATCGAGAAGTATTCTGATGAATACGAGATCGTAGCCAATATGTATGTTGACCGTGTCCTTTACCTGTACAAGTATCCTGAGTATATCGGGCACTACCTTGATGTTGACTGGACCCACATGGATTTCAGCGAATACAATCCCGAAGAGGTCATGACCGATTACCTGATTGGATTCGCGGGCATGCCTTCAGAGCTTGTCAATGCGGTGAAAGAGAAGGTCACCGCCTAA
- the dnaJ gene encoding molecular chaperone DnaJ: protein MPRDYYEVLGVEKTATPEEIKKAYRSLAKKYHPDVSTEPKEVAEAKFKEISEAYEVLSDQEKRNLYDQYGFDGVKQQFGEGGFTWDNFTRADDISDIFGDIFGSMFGGGMRSSRSRNSPQQGDSLRYDIEITLKDVLEGKKVKLDVPHTVICEDCKGTGGKNGKVTTCSKCGGSGQVQMVRRTPFGNMVSVSDCPECRGKGKSSAEKCPRCRGNGRITTDSHIDLNVPKGIDEGMRIRVPSAGNAGINGGPAGDLFVVVHIKEDKKYERDGANLWSEITTSYPKLVLGGEETVTAIDGDKVMLTIPSGTQVGTVLRIPGKGLPRMNSSSRGDMMVRVFVDIPKKVSDEEKELLQKLDSSAGKGTKKGRKKLF from the coding sequence ATGCCGAGAGACTACTATGAGGTACTCGGAGTGGAGAAGACTGCCACTCCAGAGGAGATAAAGAAGGCGTACCGCTCCCTTGCGAAGAAGTACCACCCTGACGTATCCACCGAGCCCAAGGAAGTAGCGGAAGCTAAGTTCAAGGAGATCTCGGAAGCCTACGAGGTCCTCTCGGATCAGGAGAAGAGGAACCTGTACGATCAGTACGGTTTCGACGGAGTCAAACAGCAGTTCGGAGAAGGCGGGTTCACCTGGGACAACTTCACGCGTGCCGACGACATCAGCGACATATTCGGAGACATCTTCGGAAGCATGTTCGGCGGAGGCATGAGGTCATCCAGGTCCCGCAATTCCCCCCAGCAGGGAGACTCCCTCAGGTACGACATCGAGATCACACTCAAGGACGTCCTGGAGGGCAAGAAGGTAAAGCTCGATGTCCCCCATACCGTCATCTGTGAGGACTGTAAGGGAACGGGAGGAAAGAACGGAAAGGTCACCACCTGTTCCAAGTGCGGTGGATCCGGTCAGGTGCAGATGGTAAGGAGGACCCCCTTCGGGAACATGGTATCCGTATCCGACTGTCCTGAATGCCGCGGAAAGGGGAAATCCTCTGCGGAGAAGTGTCCCCGCTGCCGCGGTAACGGAAGAATCACCACAGATTCCCATATCGATCTGAACGTACCGAAAGGAATCGACGAAGGCATGAGGATCAGGGTCCCCAGTGCCGGTAACGCTGGTATAAACGGCGGTCCGGCGGGAGACCTGTTCGTTGTCGTCCACATCAAGGAGGACAAGAAATACGAACGTGACGGGGCTAATCTCTGGTCTGAGATCACCACCAGCTATCCCAAATTGGTGCTTGGAGGAGAGGAGACCGTCACCGCCATCGACGGCGACAAGGTCATGCTGACCATTCCCTCGGGAACACAGGTCGGAACCGTCCTAAGGATCCCGGGAAAGGGTCTTCCCAGGATGAACTCCTCTTCGAGGGGCGATATGATGGTCCGTGTGTTCGTTGACATCCCCAAGAAGGTCTCCGACGAAGAGAAGGAGCTCCTTCAGAAACTCGATTCGTCCGCAGGCAAGGGTACCAAGAAAGGTCGCAAGAAACTGTTTTGA
- a CDS encoding nucleotide exchange factor GrpE, which yields MTGKSKEKKKDDASKKDEEFEIVEDEPKVDPVAEIQAKADHYLDLALRLQADFDNYRKRKEREIEDYKKVATSGIVTDLLTIVDDLDRALEHAKEDDDLVVGIKGVRANLMKILENNGLKEIPAEGKFDPNYHEALMAVEGEEDDQIAEVFQKGYTLNGKVIRFTKVKVTKKTA from the coding sequence ATGACTGGAAAGTCTAAAGAGAAGAAGAAGGACGATGCATCCAAGAAGGACGAGGAGTTCGAGATCGTCGAGGATGAGCCAAAGGTCGATCCCGTTGCGGAGATCCAGGCTAAGGCCGACCACTATCTCGATCTTGCCCTGAGGCTGCAGGCGGACTTCGATAACTACCGCAAGAGGAAGGAGCGTGAGATCGAGGACTACAAGAAGGTCGCGACCTCGGGCATAGTGACCGATCTCCTTACGATTGTGGATGATCTGGACCGTGCTTTGGAGCACGCGAAGGAGGATGACGACCTGGTGGTCGGAATCAAAGGTGTGAGGGCTAATCTGATGAAGATCCTCGAGAACAACGGTCTGAAGGAGATCCCTGCGGAAGGGAAATTCGACCCCAACTACCACGAGGCCCTGATGGCCGTGGAGGGCGAGGAGGACGATCAGATTGCAGAGGTGTTCCAAAAGGGATACACCTTGAACGGAAAGGTCATAAGATTCACTAAAGTGAAAGTGACGAAGAAAACGGCTTAA